GTAAAGGGATTTCTTAAGGGGTGTAGGCCAATAATAGGAATTGATGGAGCCCACCTCAGTGGGTTTTTCAAGGGGATTCTTCTGTCAGCCTTGGGGATTGATGGCAACAATGAGATCTTCTTGTTGGCTTATGGGGTTGTTGACACTGAAAGTCAAGAGAGCTGGAACTATTTTATGAGGAACCTCAGGGCACTGTTTGAGAGAGAAGGCTGCAGCAGGGATGACTGGACATTCATCAGTGACAGAATGAGGGTAAGATCTTACCTTTTATCTATTATTCATGtttttataattcaccaaatacccctaagtttaaagttatttcaccaaatacccctgagttTAAAGTTATTTCAtcaaataccccttagtttaaagttatttcaccaaatacccctaagttTAAATAACTTCAGTACATTGTTTCATCAAATACCCTTCACTCTAAATGTTTACTTTGCCTTGCCTTGTAATTTCAGGGGGTGAATTTAGCTGTTCATGAAAACTTCCCAAGGGCTACTAGAAGGTGTTGTGCTCAGCATCTGTACATGAATTGCAAGAATGGAGGTTGGAGTGGAGAACTTTTCCACAAGCTCTTCTGGATAGCTGCAAATGCCTACAACCCCTATGTTTATAACAAGGCAATAGAGAAGATCACTGAGTTTGATCCAAATGCAACAAAGTACCTGGACACATGTACTGAGCAGTGGTCAAGACATCAGTTTGATCCACTAGTGTGTTGTGATCATAACACAACTAATTATGTGGAATCATTCAATGCTCTCACCAAGCCATACAGGGATTTACCTTTGTTGTCACTATTTGAAGGTAAAGTCTTCTATTTTACTTCTCATTTGCTATTTCTGTCAAAGTTTCAGTGACTGTTCTTATATTAACTTCTTATGTGTTTATTTGCAGCCATAAGGGAGTGGGCCATGGAGAGAATTGGGGTCAGGTTTGATAAGGCAGCAAACATGGAGCCTAACCACTTAACAGACTATGCCAAACATGAAATGGAGTTGAGAAGTGCTGAATCCAGATTTTGTTACTCTACTGCATGTGGTGGTGGGGAGCTTGAAGTGAAGGATGGCAATGTGAAGTTCCCAGTCAAGCTACACAACAGAACCTGTGGGTGTGGAGTATGGCAGGTGTCAGGTATGCCCTGCAAACATGGCTTAAGGGTCATCTACAACCAGAGACTTGACCCTGTGGACTttgtttccacttatttcaaggGTGCTGCTTATAAACAGGCATATGCAGAGCATATGCACCCAATGGCTGACCCTACTCAGTGGCCTGGATCCACACTGCCCACCATTAAACCTCCTGGGATCAAGAGGAGTGCTGGAAGACCACAAAAAAAGAGAAGGAGGGGTGCCATGGAAGCTAGAAAGAGGAAGAGGAACACTTCAGTTAAGTGCAGCAAATGCAAGGAAATGGACCACAATGCAAGGACCTGCAAGTCTGGTGCAGGCACTTCCAAGGCACCACCAAAACAGAGAGCTGCAACAAATAAGAGGAAAACAGCCTCTGATGGTGCAAGCACTTCCAAGGCAGCACCAAAGGGCAAGAAATCCAAGCAAGCTTGAGGGGGGAAATCATCTGTTAGCACATAAGATTTTTTGGGTAGTTTTTTGCACAAATGTTTTGATCTTGCAAATATTGAATGTTTTGTAATGTAAGTTGGTGCAAAGTTTTGTAGTTGAAGCTAAGAACAACATTAAAGTTAGTTGGTGCAATGATTTGTACTTGAAGTTAAACAGAATTGCTTCCCATTTAGgtattttgtgcatattttgcAACAACAGTAATTAATGAAATGTGATATTATTTCTCATTAATTGTGTTTACTTCATGATTACAAACAGTAGgattacaaacatcaatatccccATTTGTATTACAACGTTAACtactttttgttgatgttttagctttttcttcatttgcttcaattcctcttcCATCTTATGGCTTCCCCTGTTTTCAGCACTTTCTccttcgtctaagcttcccTTTGTTGTCCTTGCTGCCCCCtgttttcttgctcaactactcccttgcaCCATCTTAGATTGTTGCAAGGgtcacacttgtagtacaacctttgtggattgagcGTTGTATCGGAGCTTCGGATGGCaaatttcctaccacaataacaaacTTTGTTAGGTACTCTAAtgtatgtggactcattgtgtgtggatgatgatttggatacaaaactcatgacacaaatctaatgaaattagcaaagcagAGCAAAGCAAAACAACATCTAAATGACAAGAAACATTCAGAAAATGGGTTTTTATAGCCAAGCAAGACCAACGGCTACTTTTCAAATatcaaaaactagccgttggaacaCCAGAATACCTATTTctaagtttggggcatttggtgaaataagtttgataataggggtatttggtgaaataagtttaaaaaaaaggggcatttggtgaattatgaaactatgctaacggcggactaacggaccgttatcactaagggtattttgggtattaagtcatttgtcatgggtatttggtgaattattggaacttgatgggcatttggtgaattacatcaaaactcaggggcatttcatgaaatatccataataaataataacaagttAAACGGTATCTTACTAATATGAATGCTACTAAGCTATattaaacaaaaatgaaaactaagccctgaaaatgaaagtaaacccaaaaaaaaaaaacacctaaGTGAGGGTTGAGGAAGTGTAGAAAACAAAGCAAGCACACACAGTTCAAAAATAGTAATAAACATTAAAGCATGATATaaataacattatgaaacggattAAACCTAAGATGTAAAAATCATTACGAAACCATCTTTCTTTCCCTACTCTCATACACATCTTCCCATTTTCGGTCTTAAGCAATTATCTACACATTTGCGGGTTTGGGCAGTGACCCTTCTAACCTTTATCTTGGAACTCTTTAGCCAAACACCCTGATCAATCCTGATAAACTCCAGTTAAACTTGCAGACATACTTCTACAGCCATATGGTTAGCAACAGTCATTGAGGGGAAATTGAAGAAATCCCTAGTTAGAACTTAAAAGTGTCACCCAGCTTGTGTATTTACTCCccaaaatttaaaaatatataaaaaataaaagattcatttgttcttttggttgtgggatggaatggactaaatcaaaatggctcttaaaacctatTCGCTTCTAtttcatgaagtagaagatggtcgtcccgttatcacttttgggtcaattggaaacaacctctctgcaattgcaggggtaaggttgcatacacccgaccccccttaccccgcttcttgcgggagcctctttgaggcaatggggtaatgataatgataatataaaaaaataaaagagaggAGCTCTTaagttaaataaaaatacataaGAAAACAATGTAAAAACATGGAAGTTgagaaagaagtgtagaaaacAAAGCAGACACGACAGAGTCCATAGGATAGGATAGCCCACAAAAGTTCTTTTAATTGTATTTCTAAAACAAATATTCAGAAAAAGGCTTTAGTTTTGCTATGTTCACTACTCGTATACCTGAGAGTTCTCTATAGACCTACAGTTCTATTCTAACTAAAAATCTTATGCATGAGCCTTTGCTTTGAACTTGAGCAAAAGAACATATTTGAACCTGTGAAAGAATAAAGAGGCAAATGGGTATCCTTGATACCACCCCATTATACATAAACTTATAATAAATAGATTAAACAAATCGTGGGCTTCAGAAGCTTTAAGTTATCTTTGTTCACTTTGTTCTGTTAATGACTCTGTGTGTAAGATCTATAAGTGCACGTCTTGACCTTCTAACATCCTCGTCATCACTCTCGGGTAGAGAATCAATAGCTTCAGCCGCTAGGTTTGCATGCTTCACTGCTAATTCCTTTGCTTTCTGTATTCCTTGACTTTTCCCTAGGTAATCCAGAGcctaaatgaaaaaaattataacaGATTAGACAACAATTATGGAGTACATTACTACATTCCGCACAAAATAAAACAAGCTGCTGGTGCCTACTACTGGCAATTAATCTAGTTAACTCAAAAGACATACAAGCAAACACAATTCTTCTTAAAGGTACAAAGAACAACGAAGAAAAGTTAATTTCTCTTATGCAAAAGATCTATCTACACGCTTTGGTGATTACCCGATAAGGCCAAAGTAGGACGACAATCCACCAAAAATAAACTCCTACCCCCTTTATCTGGCACATCACAAAAGAATTCCCAACTACATAAGGctttcttcgaaatacaaacCCAGTTTTGGCGGATAGTTGTCCATATCTTCTATACTCATCTGGTTAGAACACGTCCTTATTAGAGAGAGACAAAAAGGGCAATGATGTAGACGAGATTCCATCCAACGTCTTAGGTACCAACACCCCCACAACTCTAAACTTAGCTAATGCAAAAAAGTTCCTAGATAATTGTGGATGAACCTGCTTCACATTAAGGTCCCAGAAACCTCTTTATAATTCTAGCTAATAGAACCCAAACAGGTATGGAACCCTACCCCAGACTGTTTAGAAGGAAACTACTAGCATATCTATAATGCAGGTTAGACTATAAAACATGAGAGACTCGCTTGGGCTCTCATCGAGACCTGCTCACTTCTCTCTCCTTAACATCTGGTACCGTTGCCCTGCCACTCTGCTTTTTCTCTTGTGGCCGGGTCGGGGTTATCAACTTTTCAAAAACGTTTCTGTCAAAAACCACGTATATACTTGAGGTTAACTTTTGTACCTCAAAATTTTacatagaataagctataagaTTATACAAAACTCAACATCATTCCAAAGAGACTGGCCAATCAGATTATAGAGCCAGACAAAATGCCTTTAGCTGAGTATACTAGATGTGCCTTAGGTTTCAGAATCCTATCAAATTACTGGATACTCTATCACTCCAGGTATTCGATTGTACACTAGTTTATTGCCCTGGGATAAGAAAGTTAATTCGAGTACCAAGGGAACTTCATAGGACCAAACAACACATGATCAAGTGGAGAAAAGAAGATATGCAGAGACAGtcataaaaaataattaggaaaatATGATGACGTAGGGGTTTGATCAAACGGGCAGACAACTTCCACATAAATACTTCCCGCCTCGCGAAAACGATTGCAAAGTCACAAAAGAATGTCCGGTCAATCATTGAGAAATCTGTGACAGTACTTCCTATAAAAATGAAGGTAAATCTTTGAAGGAAAATGGAACAGAAGTTTACTACAACAATTGACACCCAACATAAATAAAAGcatttaaatatgcataattcACAAACAAGAAACAAAGCAGGATTTTAACATGAAGTTCACTTGAAAACATACAAGATCTATATCTGCAGGGTTTTCCAAGCCTCGCTGCACAACTTCACCCAACTGAGGGAACTCttctatggcaaacaacaaagGAGCTGTGATGATCCCCTGTGGAAAAGATAGCGACATGAAGCACTTAGTCACTGAAGACACAAAAGACATCAACTATAACCCAATAGTAATCAGTGGGGTCTGAGGAGGTTCAGATGCAAACCTACATGGCTACGTTCCTAACCCTTAAAGAAGACCTAAAAAATATCAAAGAATCTAGTGCCATATGTAAAAATAAGAGAACATATATCAACTTATTAATACTTCGTTAATACATAATTACGTACAAGTGAATGTGCGTGTCTTAATATATCGATTAAGAAGAAATCATTTTTTAACTCATACACTGGACTGTCATAATAATAGCATGGCAGTTCTACCACAGAATAAAACTGAGCACAAAATTTCTGTGACAGTAATGCAGATAATGTACTACCCGCCATGGGCATTGCTAATTGAGTGATAACATTGCAataaacgtttttttttttttttttttttttttttcccatctTCCATGAAATTGACCACCAAATCAAAGTTACTGTACAATTGGCTTGTCAAATAAACATGGCCTTCAGGGTTCAAATAAAGAGTTCACTTCCTTAAAGaagagtttttgtatatttttaaaattctctCATAGAAAAGAGGTAAAAGATTACATGACGAATATCAGAAAGTGAACCCTTTCCAAGTGATGCAGACGTGCCCGTGAAATCAAGAACATCATCTATCAGTTGATACGCCAATCCCTGGGGAGgaaaaaaagaaatgtaaatGTAATAAACAATATGTACTGATATTATTTAACAGAAGGCTgcttaaatataaaattatctCATAGTGAAACTATTATTTAAGATGATCAGCAAAACAACTGCTAGTTTTTTGCAGTACGTATGAACTTATAGACAGACAAGCTGCAACAGATCTGAAAATCATGGTATACAGGATACTACGCCACCTCCCAGGACGCTACAATGCTAGACCAAAACTCTGTAGCCAGAAAGGAACCAATGAAGCAAGACAAGCAATAATCCATTTCCAACTGACTGACCAGAATGACAAACCGTCAGAGCACATCCCTACCGTTCGTGTGGCAGTATCAGACTCAATCAGGTACgactataaataccccctttGAGCATTCGTTAGGGAACTCTTCTACTGCATAGGAGGAGGATTCCCGGGTTAATCCCCGAGGTCAGCTAACATTTGCTCGAAGCAGGGTAACGTGCTTCcagatcccccccccccccccccccgaggTTAGCTAGTTACTGGCTTTACCATCGGAGGGGGTTTTCCTCGGTTAAACACCCGAGGTTAGCTAACGTTTCCTTGAAGCAGGGCAAGGTGTTTCCAGATTCATCACCCCAGCTTCTACACCCGAACACATGGTATAAAAAGCCATCAGGATGAAATGAACATTCCAAAATTAAAGATAACAGGAAATGGCTTCCACAAGGTGTCTAACTTCATCACAGACATCCATAATGAGCTCCCAGAAAGGTGCTTTAGTGTTTAGGAGACTAATTTAGCAGAAGTTTTTTTCATCACTATGGAGCAATGTAAATTTAAGGATGTAACAGGTGCAAAGAGTCCCCTTACAAACCTCAGAATTAATAAGACCATTCCCTAACTTGTCATATAGACAGACAAAAGGACCATAAGGCCTATGAAATCATCACTCATCGGTATACAGAAACAAAGTAcaatgagagagagaaagagagagagggagagagagagagagagagagagagagagagagagagagaggtaaTAAGCTATTTCAAAATACTTCCAGAAAAAAAAGAATGGAGGCCACCCATCTGGAGCACAGAAAACTGGATCTATAGAAAGCAGTTCAATATGATTCCCATTATCTCTGGTAATGATTGATGCAGGCATTAGAAGGTATTATATTGACATCTTAAACTCTCATTCTACATTGGTTTTATAAATTACAGTCGTGGGTTTTATAGAACTTAGATCTTCAAAATTCTGGGTCGGATCAGGAATCAAATACAAAAGTCCGGATCCGGTCCATGTTTGACCCGTTGCCATCCCTTGATAGGCTCGTTTTGATCCAGCAGGCAAACTAGACCGTTTTCCTCTCACTTAACATAGGCATATTCATTTTCTGATGCAGATTACTGTACACTATAAGGAAGCTCTACCCAGAAGTCTTCAAAAACTTGAGAAGCATTTCTCTTTTTCATTACAATCATAATAGACAAAGAGAATATCTCAATCTTCCTTCAACATCTACCAGAAATAAAAGATGGTGACACAGTGTCACTCACCAGATTTTTCCCATACTCGTAAGCTAACGTTGCAGCTTCGGCAGTATGTCCCGCAAGGAGAGCAATTGCTTTGCAGCTATTTGATATCAATGATGCTGTCTTGAAGTAGGTCTTCTCCATGTAATACTGCATGCTGCAAGTAGAAATGAACCAAAATATTAGCTGTGTACATGATAAGGCATAGCTAAATATTAACACAGAGCAATTCCTTCCTCCGTTCTTTACTAATTGCATCAATTGGTCTTTCACACTATTCACACACCACCACATGATGACcagtttttttatttatacgtaaagaaaaatagtcataaGGGATCTTGCTAGTTTTGTCtagattatatactttcaagatattaacttttataatttcagaattaaagatattaatgaacGCGTATCTTTAATGAACGAGTTTGTGCTTAGTAAGCGGAAACTCTAACtgatgtaattaaataaaaatagtatCAGGGTTGTGCACAACCATTCTATCTGAACCTTGAGAAATCGCATGAAAAGCAGTAACTTGAGAAAAAGTTCATATAGTTGGACATTAGATGCCACAGGTCCACAGCACCAGGAACAAAAGAACTACTTgaaaataatttggaaatttgtCACGTGACTATAAAGGATTTAATTAGTTAGAGATCAAGAGGTTATAATTCCTGGGTTTTGAAAAGAGAAAACAACAATCTGAACAGTATTAATAAGACCGTAAGAGTCATCACTTGTCATAGATTTAACTTCTGTCTTTGCACAGGTAATGCAAACATATAAAAATAGTTGCAAACTGGCAATAGAACCTATGAGGTTCACAATTCTAAATAACCACAAAATTGAATAGCCTTGATAACCCGAAATTTATTCGCCAACATTACAATGAATCCACTGGAAATCATATTATCTAAAACAAATCCGTTGTCATTTACGTGTAAAAGTTTAAATACCAAAATAATGAACTAACCATATATTCACCTTCATATAACATTTTCTTCTTCTCACTCTCTTACTTCCTTAGATGTTAGGTTAAGGGCCTCACTAAACACTGCCCAAGATTGCAGGATACCGCCAAGGGAAAGGATAAAACGGCGTCCCTTACTTTTTCTCTTCCTTACTCTCTCACCATCTTCCACCACTACAAACAGACGCCCACTTCCACCAACATCCTCCAttagccaccaccaccacctaacGACCCACCACAGTGGCAACAACATCTTCCGCCAGCCCACCACCTACCTACCACCGCCACCATgactttaaatttttttaatgctAGCAACCAAGATGGCGTCTGTGGATTTCTCCCAGACCAAGCAAAGGTATCTGCCGTGGGTGCTGCCACCTAGGTGCACGAAATCCACCGATGCGGCTTAGGTTGCCGGTGTAACTTTTTTTAAAGTAATGGCAGGTGGATGGAGGTGGAACTTGTTAGGGTTGGACGGATGGGGATGGAGGTGGAAATTGTTAGGGTTGGATGGATGGGGATGGAGGTGGAATTTGTTAGGGTTGGATGGATGGGGATGGAGGTGGAAATTGTTAGGGCTGGACGGATGGGGGTCGTGGTGGCTGGTGGTGATCAGCTATCCGTTTAGTGGTTGAGGTGTCTCTGAGAGGAGAGAAAGGAAAGAAAGAGAAGGGACGGGGTAAAAAAAATCTTTCAATAAGCAATATCAAGTAATATAGGCCGTATTCAGTAATCCACTACATAAATTATGTAACCGAGTCAACTAAGAAGCAGTTTACCCTGAATATCTTCATCTCATATTGTAGCCAGCCTCTTGCAAGTTCAACTCTGCACTGTTTCCCTTCTATTCTCATTTTAGACACTCGTTTTCATACAAGAATGTTGTAACTGTTCCACCCTACTTTTATCCTTTCCAAACAACGTTCTACCTTTCACACCTTTTAAGTAGCTGAATAATGAAATGGCTAACGGCTATTATCGACAAAAGCATCTCTAGCGCTAAACCCCTTGCAAACAAAACATGACTACAACAGATACGCAAAAATAACTCCAAGAGAAACGACATACTTTAAACGCTGCTCGGATGTTGTTGTCATTTGCATTGTCTCACCAGTGACAAGATGCTCTACAACCTTGGCAAGTAACGATACAACCTGCAAAACTCATCCTCATTTGAAACTTGCCCCAGATCTGACTTTCTCACAAACAATTATCAAACCACCACAGGCCGTGGGAAAGTAAACAATGTAGAGTCACAATCGACGTCTTAAAATATTTAAACATTTACCTCAGTATTCTGTAAAGAGGCCAGAGCTACACAAGCCCTAGAGAGCAAGAAATCACCCGCTAGAACAGCCAACTGTAATGTATTAAACAGATGAAATCAAGAAACGCGCTTAGGAAATCCATAATAATATCCCAGAAATAGACATACATACAAACCTTATATcatcaatatctttaattatatgtctgtaataattataaatagttaatattttgaaaatacttattgaaacgaatctaataagatcccgggttatgatatttttttattatattagtatagatacaTAATCTATGTCTGTAAAAATATTGCTATATTAAAAGAAGGAAGGAAATATAATAGTGTGTGCTATTGTGCTTGTGTGTGTAGATTGgtgttgtgcgtgtgtgtgtgtagTGTGAAGTTCCCTTGCGGCCCCTTTGAAATGATGTGATATACTTGTAAAAACGACACCAAATATCATAAAAGTAAGACTTAGAAAAATTAACATGAAGTCATAAAATGAAACCCCAAAAATGACACAAAAGGTCATAATATAACAATAGTTCTTAAAAAATGATAATTGTTCAAAATAACACAcgaagtaataaaaaaaatgacacCCTTTGACTTGATGGGTATTTCAATAATTCACTTCCTTTTTTGGAGGGGGGAAGGAGGAGAGGAACATTGTATAAGAAGACCTCGTTAGACAATTGGAGGTGGGGGAGCATATCattatcatcaattcatcatcatcaagatactTGTACTTGCTCaataataaaaaggaaaaaaatataaTCACAAACTAAAGTAATGTGTGAACAGAAAGAAGATGTCTAACATCTTCCAGTTCAATAGTGAATAGAGCAGCATAAAATATTAAACCCCCTCCTATAAATGGTCCCTTAATCCTTTGACTGTTCTCCCTTCCTTTATCTTCCATCATACTTTGCCTGCTTTTGCCCCCTTTGACATTTTTCTTTTGTCAACAAAAGATATCTATCTCCTCTCCAGCCATTGATGAAATTGATATCATTATCATCATTTCTCTTTCATCAAGCATCGAAATCCCTAAAGCAATAGTCTACATCCTTATCAATTAATAGCTTAAATTTCAGaactaaattcaaattaaacccCGAATCTAAATGAAGGGCAAGTCTAATATCTCCGATTCCTCTTCGGCCATATCTACTTTTCTCCTCCGAGCTGAACCCATATCCCCAAAGATTCCACAGAAAAGCAGAGTAAGATAAGGGTTAAGTTGCTTAGACTTGTTTACTGGTGTTGGATACAAGTATAGGCAATTGTCCAAATCCGACTTATCATGCCTTAATCTTTAGGAGATGGGACAGTCCTAAATTTGGAACCAGGTGCGGGAACACGGCAATTAATATacttttttaacatattatataatcagaataatcataataatttgCTGACAAGAGAAGAAAGATATATTGCAGAAGGGATTAGGATAATCAGAATAATCTACATGTGCATGCACATGCAAATAAGAATTTCTTTATGAACTCTGAAATGGGAAAAACATCCTTAAGTATGAAGACCACAAACAACAAGCAACCTGATTATCTAGAGAGAGACTAGTTCACGAGTTGTAGCGTGTTGAGCTTAGTTTTAAGGGCGAAGGCGTGTGCCTTAGTTCACGAGTTGTAGCGTGTTGAGCTTAGTTTATGGGCGAAGGCGTGTGCCTTAGTTCACGAGTTGTAGCGTGTTGAGCTTAGTTTATGGGCGAAGGCGCGTGCCTTTCGTAGGCAAGACGCacaattattctaattttttgTGGTATTTATTCGGAAATGTtttgttttaccacctaaaaaatccAATTTTGTgctttaccacctaaaaatctcaaacttttattttaccacctaaaaaataaaaatttaattttaccaCTACTTAACAGCAAAGTTAACGGAACCGTTACTGACTTACTGGGCCCCACTTCAACGGCTAGTACAACATTTTCCTTATAAATTTTCACGATGTTCATCATCACAATAACTACAAGTCCATATAATCTTCTCTTAAGTCACAATTTTGCATCAAAATTAGCTCTGGATTCGTTGGGTGCATATTTACTACATCAAGCATAACAATTGGCTCACAATGCAGACTCCTTCTCAAGCCTCGTGGGTCATTTGCAAGATCTTTGATGCGCGGAAGCAGTTAGTTAAACTGAGTTACGTTGATAGGATCCTTGATCAGGCCTCTTTTTCTACAAGGAAAGTATATCATGATCTAAAAGGTGTCACAACGCCCGTCTCCTGGAGAAAGCTGGTATAGTGGTATGTAACAACCCTGCCCCTCCAAAGTGTGTTTTTATCGGTTGGCTTGCGGTGTTGGGCAGACTTGCCACTACTGACAGGTTAACTAATTTTGGGGTTATTTGTGATCCGAGATGAGGATGAGAGTATTTCTCATCTTTTCTTCTGTTGCCCTTACTCTGCGGAGGTGTGGACTCTTGTGTTGAAATGGATTGGTATTGAAAGAAGATGTGCTAACTGGGAAACTGAGAAACTTATTGTTGTTTCTTACTTACGTAGAAATTCGGTCAAGCATAAACTGAATGGCTGTTTTGTAGCAATTTACTGCATTTGGAGGCAGAGGAACTTCAGAAAACTGCTCCAAACGTCTTTAAGGAAATACAAACGTATGACTATAGTAGGTGTTTTTGTCTTAAGGATCTCCATAAATATGGATCGAGTTTATAAGTATTTTTGTTGCCCTTGTCAGTGGTGCCTTCCTAGAAGGGATTATTAATTCGGGTTTTAGCTATCTTTGTGTTTGTGTCTTTTGGCTGTTTAGCCTTTGTACTTGTTATGTTTGGT
This Spinacia oleracea cultivar Varoflay chromosome 6, BTI_SOV_V1, whole genome shotgun sequence DNA region includes the following protein-coding sequences:
- the LOC110785863 gene encoding solanesyl-diphosphate synthase 1, mitochondrial isoform X1, with protein sequence MFSRACSRISRTGLNPFRWRYPCLSASNSAVAAYYQLLSNSNPTITPSLSKYAWGSIGNTSCSFSHDARHHIHYSATSTVEDQSDPFSLVADELSLLADRLRSMVVAEVPKLASAAEYFFKMGVEGKRFRPTVLLLMATALNMPVSMSSADRLSPARVVDNLETQLRRRQQCIAEITEMIHVASLLHDDVLDDADTRRGVSSLNSLMGNKLAVLAGDFLLSRACVALASLQNTEVVSLLAKVVEHLVTGETMQMTTTSEQRLNMQYYMEKTYFKTASLISNSCKAIALLAGHTAEAATLAYEYGKNLGLAYQLIDDVLDFTGTSASLGKGSLSDIRHGIITAPLLFAIEEFPQLGEVVQRGLENPADIDLALDYLGKSQGIQKAKELAVKHANLAAEAIDSLPESDDEDVRRSRRALIDLTHRVINRTK
- the LOC110785863 gene encoding solanesyl-diphosphate synthase 1, mitochondrial isoform X2; translation: MVVAEVPKLASAAEYFFKMGVEGKRFRPTVLLLMATALNMPVSMSSADRLSPARVVDNLETQLRRRQQCIAEITEMIHVASLLHDDVLDDADTRRGVSSLNSLMGNKLAVLAGDFLLSRACVALASLQNTEVVSLLAKVVEHLVTGETMQMTTTSEQRLNMQYYMEKTYFKTASLISNSCKAIALLAGHTAEAATLAYEYGKNLGLAYQLIDDVLDFTGTSASLGKGSLSDIRHGIITAPLLFAIEEFPQLGEVVQRGLENPADIDLALDYLGKSQGIQKAKELAVKHANLAAEAIDSLPESDDEDVRRSRRALIDLTHRVINRTK